CATAGGCTTCATCTACAGGATCACCCTGTAATTTTTGTCATTCCTTCTAGTGTTGGTCTTTTATCTGCTTTGAGTTGTGCCTCCATTGACGTTTGGGACTGGTCCAGTGTGATTCATGGAGAAGGGCATGCTGTTAATAGGGAGAGAGGTGTTTAAATGGGAGCtcaatcatcatccaaacaCAATCCAGATGACGTGATGCTGGTACAACCTGGAGATTTGACCAGTTTAAAGAATCAACTAGTGAAGCTGCTAGAGTTCTGGTAGAATTGAGTAGAATCTTTGGATGTATTTTAGAATTCAGTAGTTAAATGCAGTAGTACTTTTCTGATTTATTTTGTAGATTGTTCGTCTATTTTGGGTAATTTTATTAGGTACAAGAGACTGCAAAATATCTGGTATAACTAAGATTAATGACCTGTTTGAAAAGATGAATGAAGTTAATGAGGTCAGTCGTGGCTGCTTGGGTCATAGGATTCTGTGTGAGTTTAATGGTTCGTTGGTTTAGTTGGCTCTCTATATATCAGTCATCTGTCATCTATTTTGCTAATTTTCCATACCCTAGCAGCAGCAGTTAATTGGCATCTATTGCAGTTAGTATTCAACCCGTCGAGGACTTGGATGATCCTCTGATATTGGCCAAACTATACAATGTTGACTAACCCAAGTCAACCTATTCTTTGTGAGTTTTTCTATGTATTACTTATGCCAGCAGTGATTGTACAATCTATACTCTGTATTTCAGTCATCTGCCATCTATAGTTCTATACTGCTGAAGgaccaattttgactttaacttTTGCATACCATCAGCTCCTCTTCTGCTTGCTATTTAGCTAATTTTCCATACCTTTCATCGTCCTAAACTTTAACTCTGTATTGTTATGCTACCTTGACTCCAGTAGGAATCCCCAATACCCTGCTGTTTAGCCAATTTTCCATGTCTACCTGTTCACTAACATCTCTTGTAGTTACTATTTCAACCTGTCGAGaacttgtttccttcttgaacACCTGTACCTTGTATGTGACACCTGTCGTATGATACAATAGTTGTTTAGGAGTAGACGCATTCTTTTGGGAGTTGGAAGTCTTGAACCATAACCTCCGGTTTGGTGAATATAAATTGATTTACAAAACGTCATCTGGTCAATGGATTCTCTTAGATGTAGAAGTTTTTTGCTATGTTGTGTTTCTTAAACTCAATAGTTAAGAGGATCTGCAAGCTGTCAAAATGTTGTCAACTTATATCTTCTTTAAGAGAATTGTGTTTACTGCTTCTGCAAAATGGTGTACGTGAGTGAGAGGTCTGATGCTAAGATGCTTGATATGGATGACTTTGAAAATGTTAACCGGTTATGTCACACGTTTTATGGTAAGTGCTTCACTATACAACAATATTTGTAAGTATATCTTAGTTTGTTCTATCCTAGTTGGCTAGTTTTGTACTTCAGTTCTTTCAAGCCAATCCAGATTCTGATCGATTCAGACTtaaatattttgtaattttaacGACATAATTTGCttataaaaagtgaaaaagtcGTATGTTCTTGATTATAAGCGAGTATGGCCCCCTTTTGAGCTTACTTCTCACGAGTCATGACCAATCTTGAAAGGTCAAAAATGGGAGGGATATCACTACATCTGGACTTTGGCTCTTCAACATTTAGTGAGAGAATCAGAGTAAATTCCCTTTTCTGACTAAATATACTACTACAAGCGTGAAATAGTAAGTTTCGTGCTGGATAATTTGTTGGTTCCAGCCTTCGAGGCCCTAAAGATTAAACACTCGCACAAAGCTCGCTAACTGTGAACGAGAGTGAACTGGGGGAGGATGGTGtttaatatatgataatttAGCAAACATTATTTAGGATGTACCTCATAGTAGTTTAGCCTTTACCGTACATATCAGCAATGTGGGATGCATTATTAGGTGTTTGAATGATTTTAGTTCTGTAACATTGTGTCGGTGATCAAACATTTTTGTGAATCCTTTCTAGAAAAGcttctatattatatacaaaGATTTCTTATGCTGATAGAAACCAAGTGGACAATTTGTTACAAGAATCTGGCAAACTTTATTCATATCACATCTATTGCCCTCAATCAATTAACTTGTGAAcacaaacccaaacccaaacccaaacccaaacaaAGATTTACATTAAATACGAATACTATAGACCAATCTTAATCTTTTCAAATCGATATGCTATTGGGAATCCCCTTGCCTGTAAGTCCACCCTCACGACTATAGTCAGAAGTGTTTGGATAAAGCAAGGTGTATGCAACCTTAACTGGTCCAACTCTGTTCTTCAAACGCTCGTCGTTGTTTCTATTCATTATCCTAGTCTCAATCTCCTCAAGCCTCTTTCCAAAGCTCTTGAAAGCCTCTAATGCTGTACCATCTGACGTCCAATACGGAGATTCACTTTGTCCAAGATAAATCTCATCTGTTGAATGTCTAGACAAAACCTCTATCAAAGAAACTCCTATTAATGTTTGGAACTGGCTCGTGATTGTTTTCAAAAATCCCTTTTCAGGGTCCGACTCTAGCTCAGCATATTCCGGTGTATTTGGCTTTGGCATGAACCTACGGCTCACAGTTGGGCGGTTAGGGAGGTATCCCGCATAAGGGTATTGGCCAAAATTTACTGCTGCATGGAGAGCTGATGCGATCCATATGATGGTGGTGCATGAGTCAATTAGCTCAGCTCGTGTTTGCATTTTAGGCCACCATGGCTCGTCTTTCTTGTCACCATGGCCCTCGGTTCTTAACTCCATCCACCATGATTGGAGTTCAGAATCAACTTTAACCGTTTCATCAGAGTCATAATATACACAACAATAGTCGTTAACCCATGTTTGAATTGCTGACCAAATCTCTAGCCCATCAACTGCATATGGGTAGTCTTCTATGAGCAGTTTTAGCCCATGGGGTTGGCTTGCATCCTTGACAGCTACACCCCTGTATATTATTCACAAGAATTAAAGTTATTTAGGCTTCTTACATTTGACTTGTTATTTATATTCCAATAATTGACCATTTATTAGAGTACTTGTGGAAAACAGTAAACGTGATAAGATATGTGGGTTGATTGGATTACAGTCACTAGGAACGGGTTAATTAGTAGTAGAGAGTGAACGGGCGATGTCAGTTTGGGTTGACCTGTGAACCCattctaaaattttaattatctttcataatgtGCTAATGTATACTTGTGGGCTTGTGGCTAATTACCTCTTTAGTAGATCAGCAGGCAGAGCCTGCTCGGTGAAGACCCAATTCTTATAGATAAAAGCAGACATTTCCATGGAGTACTTAGCTGGAAACACGGTCATCTCAAGTACACCCCCAGCATTGATTAGTATCTGTCTAGCTAAAGCATTTATGTTCATTGTATCACGAAAATGTGGTTTTAGTAGCTTGTGTATCGGATGAAGCACACTTAGTTGTCGATTTGTAGCTATAATAAATGGTTCTATCACTGCATGAGTGTTCAGCCTGTACCCACCAGAAAAATATTAGAAGATTCGAAAAAATAACCAATTGTTGTTACAAGAAGTAGATATCcaataatgtaaaaaaatatgcaAATACCAGTGGCTAATAAGTTGATGATATCCAGAGTCATTGACTGCAGCATAAGCTTTGGCTAACTGCCATATGGTGCCTTCAACGCCATCCTCACAAGGAGTATAGACCTCGCTGGTGCAACCCTTGCTGTCCGGCTTATCGTTTGGCAAGCTTAACTCGATAGCTAGTGGCTTAAGTGTGCCATCATCTTGTAGCAAGAGAACTGTTCGGGTTGCATATATCTTTGAAGCTGTAGTGTTGATTCTTTTTAGATACGGCATCAATGCATCGTGATGATCCAGGATGAACAGTTTTTTATTGTCCAAAGCctgtaaaaacaaaatatatgtgtATTACGCATATTAAAACATATGGCCACGATGGTTTGATAACGGGTCAAGTTGGTTCAGGTCAAAACAaagaattttttcaaaaatgtttgatttggctcaaaacatttttGTCCAATGCACACAAAATTGAATTTCAAGACGTACCTGTTCTACGGTTAGTCCATTCATGTTTGGTTCTAGGTCTTGTTTTGTTAATGTGCTCATTTGATTGCCATACTCTGCCAGCTCTAGCTTGCTAGCTGGAGGAAACTCCTGGTGGAGAatacaaaagttaaaataagTTGTTGATTAAAAGGTCGAACAATATTATCAAAAGACTTTGAATAAACATACTTCAAGTCGACGAATGACCACAGGGTTAACTCCGGCAAGCATTTCTCTTCCAAATTCTTCATCTGTTCTCCAAGCTGTGTTGTTCTCTGCCAAGGTGTATGAATGCTATTTCATTCTTTGTTGCCATatggtaaaaaacaaaaacagaaatacATCATCTAGTTGTAGTGTTGTACTGATGTAGAGACATATATTTACCTTTGATAACATCTGGCATTGGAAATGCAAGAGGTTGCTCGCCATCAAAACGTAAAAGTTCTTTGATCAACTCCAAATGAACACGTTTCCTAATCTTGCCAATTGTGCGTTTTGGGAGCTTAATCCCACCTTGGTAAAGCTTCAACACGTCTTCAAACGAATCAAACTCattaaaggttttatcaaatatGGCCTTAACCTCAGGACGAACCACTTGGCCTATGGATTTGGCTGCATAACCTAAGAAATCCGAGAACTTGATATGTGTGAAACGTTCATCACGGGGTACATAAATTTTTAGACTTAGAAGGAACAATCTGCTTTCGCTCTTTGGATctttttttgttggttttcgGCCAGTTCTTCCTCTTCTTGGGTATGGGTACTCCGGGTTTCCACCAAGAACAGGTCGGGCTTTGGCTGGTCCCTTATCCGGGAGACCCAAATCATTATAGTAATCATAGTCATAAACCCTGTCCCATTCCTTGAGCATTCCTGAACCCGTTCCTCTAAGATTGATAAGTTCTTGCTCTCTATAGTGTCGCAATGGTTCGGGTGTTGAAGATGGTAAATATGACTGCAATAGTATCCAAACTATATCTTGTTACAAACACTTAAATTACCTCTCCAcataaaacttatatatgtgTTCTAATAAttctataaaattttatattcttATATGTTGTAAACTTGTAGTAGTAACTTTATTACTTGTTAATATCTTGTACACTGTTCggacatatcaaatttacatTCTATAAATTTCTAACTAACTTGTTAGATTTCTAAATAGTTAAACTTGCATCATGCAGCCAAgtgaaatcaaagaaaaaatcaaCTTATTCaattatttgaaacaaataactTGAGTCGTACAATTATCTTCGTCTCTAATACATTATAAAGTACTCGTATTTATTTCCTCCAAATCTTTTTAACTAACTTTTTGAAAATTCTACAATGCCTCTATTATtgtttactaatttaaatatagttaactaaaataactataataactTTATAGGAAATCATAACTACTTATTTTTAAATCTCtatttaaatctcaaccactcattttttctctcttctccataaatcattttattactctaatctttcaaaatcttttatctcaaaaaccgtatatcgataaattataaaaaattatatgggtgttcttaaaatttcatgttctttcattagagaggtcattcgatatgctttcgatgaatttttaaatccgagagcggagcccgtacggctaaggcatttgattatcacactctatgacttatcatctttgataacctatcacactctgTGACCTATTACCCCCGGCATCTCACCACcacaacgtgcgggtactttctctcgtatatataaagtatatcaACATGGTTTTTCTTTTGGGAAATGTTTAATTCTCATAatagaattacctaaaaatccttttaactaTTGGATGAGACATGTGGCAAAATCATGTGGTaagattagaaaaaagaatttAAGGATAACATATATCACcttcttatagttttaggatgattttttgactaatttttagggggatttatcattttctttatttttttaaaaggcacAAAAGATAAAATATCACTTGTCACGCGATGCGTCGTGTTAAGTTGGAGGCTACTTTCGAACTACTTTATCATACgtttttatgataaaatatCACTTTGATATTTATTCTTAATCATGCTGGTCTAAATCAAAACCTTATACTataaccttttcttttcttttctttttttttttaaaaaaaaaagactatatAAACTTATTTATTGCTTTAATAAAATAAGGCATGAAAGCGATCTTTAAAAGGTCATCTCATGCGAATAATGAAAGGGTCTTCCTGGCTGCGCACTGACTAATCAGACCGGTTgattaaatttagtttttaatttttatttttatttttgtatagttatgtcttttgtatttatttgtatttttattttctgaaCTTAAAATTCATATGCATGAATATTGTCAGTTGTGAATGCTTTCATTAGAAAGCTGGTCATGGGGTTGGGCCAACCCGGTTGGCTATCAAGGTCTTTCCTGTTAAATTAAAGGGTTCACATTTTGATTGGAGTCTGTCCATTGACTCCATTTGGATGTATTTTCTAGAATGAAAACTACTAGGAGTAATAAactgttaagaaaaaaatattaaattaaattacaaacaaacaaataaaaagtcgTATGCATCATTATACATCCCCGTAGCAAGATATGCCAACCTGTTCTAATCAAAGGACAGGTCATCCGGCCACTTCAGCCAACTAGGACTCACACGCTTTTGTCAAACCTTaatattttgtatgaatataaaaataaaaataaaggcaCATAGGAGACTGAATCTTATTGGACGtgaaattataatattatcTACATCATCCAAATCATCATCATAGAATTATATAATTGAACTATCATCATCCAAATCATATAAAAcatagtttaattataattaaactatcATCAACCAAATCATGTATTGATTGAATCATATCCTAAAGTATCATTGTAGAAACAAAATATTCATTTTGACATagaatatttatatcatattactatattagaccatatacatttttttttcttgaatataaaaataaagacatATAGGAGACTGAATCTTATTGGACATGAAATTATCAGGCAAGAAAGTATCAAATTCTCAAGCAACAAAAATGAAAAGACGGGATACCCATCACTAATTGAGGTATAAAGCGTGAATAGCGACATAAAAGGCTGTTAGTGGAAACTTTCAATTTACTATTGCCGGATGTttcttttaacatatatatgtacacatGTTTTTATTCATTCGAACAAGATATGTTTGTTTCCGATATATGCGCGCACTTGGCATGTTcacataaattaatttttttatactcCAAAAGTAATTTATGCTTTAAGGTTCGATCTAGTTACAAGGATAACGAATCTGAGATTAACCTGCCGAAATATATGCACATCATGGCTTTTCTTTATAGTCATAGAATAACTTTGTGTATGATTATTAGCTTGTTACACACAATGCGACGCGATGATAAATAATGGAAGGTGAGTGACGACTTGCAAGTGGtgttaaaatgtttttaactatttaaggtataaaaacacaattaatgaacaatattttttagaaaaattgaaaatgtaattttttatttcccAAAAGGTAAATGTTAGTGTTTATGATACAAATTAGAAAGAAGTTATATacaatatacttatatatatatatatacgagggTTTTTTATCCGCATCATGTGCGGCTATTTCAAATAGATGATTAAGAAAGTGGGTTTTTGAttgtaaattattatattttactaattataaattataagaattAATATTGTACATGTTTGACTAATAAATAACTCAATAATCACAACATTATTATTTAGATCTAATTTTATTCGAAAGCTGCACTATTTGTTATAACGTATTTTACCAAAATTTTATAGACAGAAAAAATTTCCAATATGAaatgaaaactataaaattattattgtactaagtaagtaactgctcagtgccgccttccgcgggttttgagcctcaatacctcgacggtgtatgggggaggttaagatgtaggcagaccttacctctacctaagtagagaggctgcttctagtttctacctaaattattattgtactatgaccttaaaataactaaatacttaattaaatcatattatattGTTATGAGATACGAGtccaaatcaaaatattaatatatttaattagtcatattttattttttttggtaagatttgacttgataaatatgaaaaaaatttgacttttattttatttttgggtatatatattgaaaaaatatatggagatgccacataggataaatcatATGTGGCAACGTTTAAGAATAACAATAAGTTAAAGAGGATGTCTTAAAATGCTTGAATTCCTACTCttttatatagattatagatagatagatagatatactCGTaatcatagttgttaaactcttatTAGTCACGAATCGACTCTTACTAGTCGAGTCGATTTACACTAAAAACGGGCGACTCCTTgggtgactttttttttatcccgACTTTTATGAGTCAGGATGTGAATTTGGAACAAGTCAATAGAAGTCTCAAACTTATGATTGTAGTAGTTTGATAATaaggttatatattatatattatattaatagttacattattttgtatgttatatatgtatttttgattctttttaGAGAATTTgaagataagttataactttatGACACAAAAGTattgaatatgtaatattttcgtAATGTATTACgataatcaacttatattttgtttataaatacagTCAAACCTCTATAAactaatactcgataaattaatactaCAATAAATTGATAATTTGCTTTAGATCCAACTTTAAAGAACCATTGTTAATGAAAACTCGATAATATAATAACTCGCTACATTGATAAAATATATCGGCCCTAAcgttattaatttataaaggttttacGGTACgtcacacatatataattatacaatattatgtagtatatataaaaatgtcttgaCTCGTCATATTTCAAATCATGAGTCAAGTTAAAAGTTATGAGTTAGCAACTATCCTCGTAATACattgttgttttgttttttaattatatgtatatactggtaatttttaaagaaaaacagAACATTACACTGACAACAAAGTGGGGTATCAACTAGTTGTGTAACGTGAGCTTGGGGTTTTGGTAAACTCATTGACTGATTTTAGTTTGGAACTTCACGTTCAAAAAGTCGACAAATAAAGGGTCAATTTCTTTcgtaattttaaaaatgaaaagagaaGATACCCTTTACAATGAGATCCAAAACATGAATAACGACATAAAAGACTGTTAGTggaaacttttattttattcgaGTAACAATAACTATGTTACACTTTAACTATATAAACACAACCTGCTAGCTTCTAGTAATATTCTATTATAATTACGATTATTGGGTGAatagattattattttaaaaaaaataaaataagagagtaattttttttattgagattAAACACTAGAATTAACTTCAAATATTGTTTTGAGTTAGCTTATTGAGGTGCTTATTGGCTTCTTCAAAATAGCTTCTTACCTTTGTGAAAACTATTAAGTTAAATGTATttgacaaattaaataaaacttgaaaaatattgaaataaaaaagtgtCTAAATTAGTTAAAGCATGAAACTccattaaataaagaaaataatctatttgtttgaattagattggagaaaaaaaaatagcaagTACATACAAGTAGGATTTTAAATCTATACTTCTCTATAAAGCATattgacttttttatttttagatattaaGCATCATTTCAAACATTCTCATAATGCCCCTTATAccttacttaaacataaaaccctttTATATCCTCTTTTTCCCAATTCTTTTTAATCATTACACGATCTcatcgaccttctatcaccTTCCGCcgccgccctccttctccaccgcctccctccatctccaccaccgcctccatTTTATATTGTCCCCGCCTTCtaaccgccgcaacgcgtgaGCACTATGCTCGTTTTATTAAAATAAGCAGAATAAACTCAAAATAAGCTCACCTCCATGTGTTGCTGCTACttgaataattataattaaatttgatcatgattaaatatctatatatattaatcttataaattgtcattttcttaaaaatactcctatttaatttgttagtttttttttcccaaatatattgaataaaacaataataagtaaaaaaaaaaaaaaaagttattgtaaaacgagtatattatatataataaaataaattgcaGTTCATGTATAAGAATTTAATCATTACATTATGATCAAGACATAAAGTAATGTATCAAAATTCAGATACTATAAATATGATGTATCGATTTTAGTTAATACGATTAGCCAAGATGTCTTTTATGATTTTTCTATACCGAATATTATTCAtaacatttttcatttaaaagtaaatgattaattatttttatttgttttccttttacaatttgtttttcacaaGCATACACAAAGTTCTAATTTGAAAAGATAGGGATAACGATTAATGGTGTGCCTAAAAATGGtagtaattaaaatttaaagagAGAAAACTTATGATATATGCGTAAAATATCTAATACACAAAgttctcctcgacggtattttccaataaaggagGTGGTATAGTGAAAAAGACTATTTAAAATCCGCTTAATGCGggaccctttcgttgtgcgattagcacacatTATACGCGTCTGAtgtaaaattcacttgtaaaaaaaaataccatatGTATAGTGGAATTAAAACATTAAGCAAAGAAAGGAAAGGTCGAAAGGAGCATATTATTTACCTTGTTAGCAAAGAAAATACGGTTGTAGTTGTAACGATATGTCGGGTAGACCCATGAATTGCAAACAAAATGGATGGCTCCATGACCCGGAACATTCTCTAATGTTACCGTCTTGAGGTAAAACTGACTATGGTGATGGTTTTTTATCATCAATGCACCAGGCATTCCCATTGATTCTTTCCAATCGAATGTCACCGAGAAATTGGCTTCTCCTGCAGCCATGGGTGTCTTCTTCGTCACCCAATCTTCGATATATGCTTCCTTTCCAACTTTCCCATTCATTCCATTTGCTGAAAaccaatacatatataattaatcgtAAGAACATATATTATGCGTATTCGAGTATTTgttattaggaaaaaaaaaaggttttactAATAATAGATCTTGAAGGATATATTTGTTTGAAGATAGAAGTCAATAGTTCGATCTTTGATCACTCCTTACATAATGGTTAAAGGTTTTTTTAAgcagtttttttttcctttcaaaatagGTTTTCTTAGAAGCAGTTTCGTTATTCTTTTAAAACGGTCTTTTTTACTATCTTAGATTAAGATAAAGTTGTCTATATCTTAGCTCTTGATCAGTGCTTCGTGAAAGATGAGATTAAGTATGGTTGTTATTCtttcataatatttattatgAGCACCAATTAACTCAATAAAttatatttcaatttttcataaagaaaacccaaaaagaatgaatattataataatatatgcatGGAGATTGAAATGAAAGGATATTGTAATGATAGATACATACACGGATCACAATGAGTAGAACTTATGAGTTGAATAGAGACACGTTTGCCAAAGAAATCATAAACACGATCAACAAAGGAAGCACCAAAATCATTAAGATCAAGAAAATTTTTCTTCATTAACACAACTGTCCCTGTGATCACCTTATTCATCAACTCGGGTTCGTCTCCGTAGCCTTCATTCGAGTTCTTGCCACACTTGATAATGTCCATCATCCCCATATATGACTTGTTTCCTTAGAAGaacttatatataaagaaaaagaaaaaaaaaaaaaagagtgtgTGTATTGATCAAGTTATGGGAAGATGCTTATATATTGTTGGTGGTATTTATACACTTGTTTAATTGTTGGTGCGGGAATGTTTTCTTAATTCAGATTCTTGACTTGCAAAGACATTTTGTACACACACTGCTTTCTTGCTTTGTGTATCCACATACCAATAGCATATGTGTATGTGTGAAAAGGACAATGGAGTAGTTGtcatttacttaatttattagtaggtaatatttttctttataataatcaATTTCCATGTCTTTCATGCTTTGATTTCTTCTATTATTATATGGAATTAGTTATATTCATAAACCATTTTAGTCGTTAATatcaaatacttttaatttatttttctatttgcAAAGCAGATAAATAActatatttttctatatatgCTCATTGAGCAAAAGTTGAAATTGCATGAGTTTCACAACAAATCGGACCAGGGGCGGTACTACATGGGGGCAAATGCCCCCactcaaaatttggattttgttatgtatttcaaaattttcattatttttaaattttttttgtaggtttttaacattttgactctttatatacttatattttacagattttttaattttgctccCTCTGAgatttttttctggtaccgtCTCTGAATCGGACAACACATTAATTCAATACAAAATAATACTGAATACAACTAGACATCAACAAAGGCAACTCTGAATCAATGGTGAGTTAGTAGAGTGGTTTGG
The sequence above is drawn from the Erigeron canadensis isolate Cc75 chromosome 4, C_canadensis_v1, whole genome shotgun sequence genome and encodes:
- the LOC122594977 gene encoding probable linoleate 9S-lipoxygenase 5 — its product is MGMMDIIKCGKNSNEGYGDEPELMNKVITGTVVLMKKNFLDLNDFGASFVDRVYDFFGKRVSIQLISSTHCDPSNGMNGKVGKEAYIEDWVTKKTPMAAGEANFSVTFDWKESMGMPGALMIKNHHHSQFYLKTVTLENVPGHGAIHFVCNSWVYPTYRYNYNRIFFANKSYLPSSTPEPLRHYREQELINLRGTGSGMLKEWDRVYDYDYYNDLGLPDKGPAKARPVLGGNPEYPYPRRGRTGRKPTKKDPKSESRLFLLSLKIYVPRDERFTHIKFSDFLGYAAKSIGQVVRPEVKAIFDKTFNEFDSFEDVLKLYQGGIKLPKRTIGKIRKRVHLELIKELLRFDGEQPLAFPMPDVIKENNTAWRTDEEFGREMLAGVNPVVIRRLEEFPPASKLELAEYGNQMSTLTKQDLEPNMNGLTVEQALDNKKLFILDHHDALMPYLKRINTTASKIYATRTVLLLQDDGTLKPLAIELSLPNDKPDSKGCTSEVYTPCEDGVEGTIWQLAKAYAAVNDSGYHQLISHWLNTHAVIEPFIIATNRQLSVLHPIHKLLKPHFRDTMNINALARQILINAGGVLEMTVFPAKYSMEMSAFIYKNWVFTEQALPADLLKRGVAVKDASQPHGLKLLIEDYPYAVDGLEIWSAIQTWVNDYCCVYYDSDETVKVDSELQSWWMELRTEGHGDKKDEPWWPKMQTRAELIDSCTTIIWIASALHAAVNFGQYPYAGYLPNRPTVSRRFMPKPNTPEYAELESDPEKGFLKTITSQFQTLIGVSLIEVLSRHSTDEIYLGQSESPYWTSDGTALEAFKSFGKRLEEIETRIMNRNNDERLKNRVGPVKVAYTLLYPNTSDYSREGGLTGKGIPNSISI